CCACGAAGCCCATTCGGGCATAAAACGGCAGGCTGCGTTCATTGTAGGTCTCCAGGAAGCACGCGGCGCCGGCCGCATCGACGGCCGCCAGGCCCGGCGCCAGCACGGACGCGCCCAGTCCCCGCCCCTGTGCGTCCGGGGCGATGCCGGCGATCGACAGATACCACGCGTCCTGCAGACCATGCGGCGCCAGCGCGTGCTCCATGTTCCCGACGATGGCCGTGAAATGCGCGTAGCCCTGCTCTCCCAGCAGCACGCGCAAGGCTGCTTCGCGCTGCGCGTAGGCGGCCTGACGCTCGGCTGCCGGCGCATCCGTCGTCCAGATGGCGGCGCCATTGCCTACCGCATCGGCCAGGTCGACGCGCCCCGCCTGCTCGCCCTCGGTCAGCGCCAGCGCAAAATACGCTTCCAGCATGGCCAGCCGTGCCGTTTCGTCGTCGCCGCAGGCCACCGTGACCGCGCGGTAAAACGGGTCGCCGATCAGGGCGGCGGCCAGGCTGCGGGCGGCTTGCGATGCTTCAGTATGGGGTGCGCTGGACATGGTTCTCTTTCTGTTCGTTGTATCTTGCGACGCCCGGCATCTTAACGCAAGCGCCCAAGCCTTGCGCCCAGTCAATACCTCCCCGCCGCCGCTGGCCTACGCTGGCGTTTTATCGCGGAGGTTCCATGGCCAGGCACCATGTCATCAGCACCACCGCGTGCGACGTGTTCTTCAAGCTCGTGGCCCATCAAAAGAAAAGCCTGGGCGCGCGCTTCGACAGCATGATCGTCACCTTCAGCGCCGACGGCCAGCCCGTGCTGGGCGCCACCCTGCGCAACGCGACAAGCGGCTGCGAACTGCACCGCCTGGCCGGCCAGCCCGACGAATGCTGGTGCTGCGGCTACGACGAACAGCTGGAATTCGTCTCGCAAAACAAGGTGCCGCTGGCCCACGCCGACTACCGGCTCACCTTGAGCAATGGCGAAACGTGGACGGGCACGACGGATGCGAAGGGACGCACGGGGCGCATCGCCAGCAAGCGGGAAGAGCAAATAACGATGGTGGAGTTTTTCCCACAAGAAGACAGCCTTCCCTGCTGCTCCGCTGCACCTGCCCCTGTGGCGCCAACGGCGATCATACTTGAGCTACAAGACGTAAAAACAACCGACAAGGATATCGATACATCAGTAAAACAGGTAAAAATCGATAGCATTGCTCGCCCGCTTACCCAGGGTGAAATAGACATGGCATGGATGATTTTCGAGGATGCCGTCGACTATAGCAAAGTCAAAATTCACAAGAGGCCTTATCTATGGCTGTTCCAACCAAAAAACACTGCCATGACACCCAATGGGGAAATGTACTTTCATGAGTCGAGATTTCTGGACGATTTTTCCAATGCAGATAATACCGAGCGTCATTGGTTCATTCATGAAATGGTCCATGTTTGGCAATATCAACTGAAATATCCGGTGGCAATGCGTGGAGCATTCAGAATAGGACTGGACTACAAGTACGTTTTGTCGTCCCAAAAAAAATTAGCCGACTACAACATGGAGGCACAAGGAGACTTGTTAGCCGACTACTACGCATTGAAATACTTAAAGGATTCCTCCGCAATGCGCCAGGAGCAATATGCTAATGACCAAGCAGTTTATGAAGAGGTACTCAATGATTTTTTCATCAATAGAAAAAGTGAAAAGAATTTACCTGGCGGGTATATCGAGCGTACTCCTCTCGTCGACATACCTTGATGCGGGTGCAACATCACGCATCGCCGATGCTGAAATCAATTCAGTGAATGGCACGCCCTGCTTCACAATCTCACAAACGGAAGAGAAACGTAACGGTCAGCCACTCTTGGGGGCACTCAGTATTTCAGACCTGTCAGTAAAACCGGCTACCAAAGTATGGAGCTATGTGATGACCGGAGGAAGAAAAATTCCGCTTTCATCAAAAATCTGCCTTCTCTATGGCGATATTCCACAGGGCGTAAATGGCACGCCTGCCCCTGAACTGCAAACCGGGCGGGTTTACAGCGTCTTCTTGAATGGGCGTCCAGATGATCCTTCCGACCCGACCTATGGCTACAGAGGGAAATTCTGTATCGTTGCCACGCCCGCTGGTGAACGAAAAATCATCGCCATTGGCAGCGACACGCCCGCGTGGAAACAGGATAGTTGCCCGGAGCATTCGCTCATCAGATAGTGCGAGGATCGCCATGCCATATTGTCACACACTGTTATTTCTACTTGCCGCACTGGCGGCTATCGATGCCTCGGCGTGGTCGCGCATCGCTGATGCCCACATTCACTCTGTCAACGGCATGCCGTGCTTTTCCATTACAAAAAAAGAAGAGGCACGCAATGGCACACCAATGCTCGGGGCATTGATCGTTTCCGATCTGTCCGTTCAACCCGTCAAGAAGGTATGGTCTTTCTCTGCACCTCCAGATTGGCCTATTCCAATCCATGCAGATTCGTGCATTCGTTATGGAGATTTGCCCCCTACTGCTACAGGAATTAAACCAAAAATTCTTATTCCAGGACATTTCTATAGCGTATTTCTGAATGGCCGCCCTAAAGATCCGTCCGATCCAACCTATGGTTACCAAGGAAAATTCTGCGTGAGAACTACGGCTGCTGGCGGCCAGCAAATCATTCCCGTCAACAGCGACATGCAGGCCTGGATCGATGAAGTCTGCCCAACGCCCCGCTAGCATCAATCCAACGCTGTTCATACTGCTCGCGCTCTCAAGTATGAACGGCTACGCGCGCTCACGCATGGCCGATGCCGAAGTTACCTCGGTCAATGGCGTGCCCTGCTTTAGCATTTCCAAACAGGAAGAGAGGCGCAACGGCCAGCCCTTCCTCGGCGCCTTGAGCGTGTCCGACGTGACGGTCAAGCCAACGACGGAAATATGGGGGTTTCTCATGACGGACGATAAGAAAATTCCGCTGTCTTCAACAAATTGCATTCCCTACGGGAATATTCCGGCTCATGCCGACGCTGCGCCCGCGCCTGAATTGAAGACCGGCAGAGTGTACGAGGTATTTCTGAATGGCAGGCCAGCCGATCCTGCCGATCCTACCTATGGATATGTGGCAAAGTTCTGTCTCATACAGCAGGTCTCTGCCAAGCCACGCCTCGTCGTCATCAAAAGCGATACACAGGCCTGGA
This window of the Janthinobacterium agaricidamnosum genome carries:
- a CDS encoding GNAT family N-acetyltransferase, translating into MSSAPHTEASQAARSLAAALIGDPFYRAVTVACGDDETARLAMLEAYFALALTEGEQAGRVDLADAVGNGAAIWTTDAPAAERQAAYAQREAALRVLLGEQGYAHFTAIVGNMEHALAPHGLQDAWYLSIAGIAPDAQGRGLGASVLAPGLAAVDAAGAACFLETYNERSLPFYARMGFVVAGRYAEAVTGCDYWLMLRQPTAA